One segment of Triticum aestivum cultivar Chinese Spring chromosome 2A, IWGSC CS RefSeq v2.1, whole genome shotgun sequence DNA contains the following:
- the LOC123191747 gene encoding uncharacterized protein, which yields SWKLIPSHYISPQAVGGEAIRFSGDRATRESSENTSGDGDLPRSSSWSSADLHHGAEDGNREDMLSNLPDHILLTILDRLNVRDAARTCVLSRRWQQLPAMLSQIKIDVLDFLPEGTTACYQREIVRINGAAVEATKSIMSRRDPSRNTIHLLSMKFFLRDNDTISIGHALGQIMATHKVEIAQFAILTEAHYSRRGDDDLVYYGRNFMLFFEACPGAFGGLTCLKLQDLRFGKSDICNVLLTCKQLKHLRMFNCDSGVWATLQVEHLQLSELEIVNCSFRKVVLISLPKLTQMAFHGWIAFQDPLSVGDVPLLETVDLTNVCLSSHKMVKLSEFLGGTSVRNLRLGFESEKIWVQPEHLTRQLASVFCQLTFVHMAEIPEGYDLSWSLFILEAAPNLKELYLTVWDHLCTMEMDREKRRALSYSIRKGVRWESSASRFQHRRLETLVIFGFESEEYMLTHVRCVMEAAVNLKNVFLYNRLACKMCRDNPPPSSFPFAETKKLLVEKIITSGIDSAASIHFLAGKTIWASHVAKKNFP from the exons AGTTGGAAGCTTATACCAAGCCATTATATATCCCCTCAAGCGGTCGGCGGCGAAGCCATCAGGTTCAGTGGAGACCGAGCCACCCGCGAGTCATCAGAAAACACATCCGGCGACGGAGACCTCCCTCGCTCCTCCTCTTGGTCATCGGCTGATCTACACCATGGAGCGGAG GACGGTAATCGAGAAGACATGCTTAGCAACTTGCCTGATCATATTTTGCTCACCATTCTTGACCGGCTCAATGTTCGCGACGCTGCAAGAACCTGTGTCCTCTCCCGACGGTGGCAGCAGCTCCCTGCTATGCTCTCTCAAATTAAGATAGACGTTTTGGATTTCCTCCCTGAGGGAACAACTGCATGCTACCAACGCGAAATTGTTCGAATCAATGGAGCTGCGGTTGAAGCAACAAAGAGCATCATGTCACGCAGGGATCCAAGCCGAAACACCATCCACCTCCTGTCCATGAAGTTCTTTTTGAGAGACAATGACACCATATCCATTGGACATGCTCTTGGACAGATCATGGCTACCCACAAGGTTGAGATAGCCCAATTCGCAATTTTGACAGAGGCGCATTACTCCCGCCGCGGCGATGATGATCTGGTCTACTATGGGAGAAATTTTATGTTGTTCTTTGAAGCTTGCCCGGGTGCATTTGGTGGTCTCACGTGCCTCAAACTGCAGGATTTGAGATTTGGTAAATCAGACATCTGTAATGTCCTCCTTACCTGCAAGCAACTAAAACACCTACGCATGTTCAATTGCGACTCAGGGGTTTGGGCCACACTGCAAGTTGAACACCTGCAGCTCAGTGAGCTTGAGATCGTTAATTGTTCATTTAGAAAAGTCGTGCTCATCTCCCTCCCAAAACTCACACAGATGGCCTTTCATGGTTGGATCGCTTTCCAAGATCCACTATCAGTTGGTGATGTACCATTGCTCGAGACTGTAGATCTCACCAATGTTTGTCTTAGTAGCCACAAAATGGTCAAGTTAAGTGAGTTTCTTGGTGGCACCTCTGTGCGTAACCTGAGGTTAGGATTTGAGAGCGAAAAG ATTTGGGTGCAACCAGAACATCTGACGAGACAGCTGGCATCCGTGTTCTGCCAGCTAACTTTTGTGCATATGGCTGAAATTCCAGAAGGGTATGACCTCTCCTGGTCATTGTTCATTCTTGAAGCTGCACCCAACTTGAAGGAGCTATATTTGACG GTGTGGGATCATTTGTGTACAATGGAAATGGacagggagaagaggagggcactCTCGTATAGCATAAGGAAGGGTGTAAGGTGGGAATCATCTGCATCTCGTTTCCAGCACCGGCGTCTGGAAACACTAGTAATCTTTGGTTTTGAATCTGAAGAATACATGCTGACGCATGTCAGGTGTGTCATGGAAGCAGCGGTGAATCTAAAGAATGTGTTCCTATACAATAGGCTGGCGTGTAAGATGTGCCGCGACAACCCTCCGCCGTCCAGCTTCCCCTTTGCTGAGACTAAGAAGCTTTTGGTGGAGAAGATAATTACCAGTGGGATCGATTCAGCTGCCTCAATTCACTTCCTGGCCGGCAAAACTATATGGGCTTCTCATGTTGCAAAGAAGAACTTCCCATAG